The Populus trichocarpa isolate Nisqually-1 chromosome 2, P.trichocarpa_v4.1, whole genome shotgun sequence genome has a window encoding:
- the LOC18111318 gene encoding probable arabinosyltransferase ARAD1, producing MSEKAKFFSRSLFFLITISIFLLILSSFSLVQFPGTHFIPRSVFKLILVNSTSFFLKPNAQTELVKFPFFSSTDTNLSMRCGSLSCPNTNMGASRCYRNKTCGRNQALRKLKVFVYDLPPEFHFGLLGWKGNTNQTWPNVDSHSRIPPYPGGLNLQHSVEYWLTLDLLASNTPKVGTAVRVQNSSQADIVFVPFFSSLSYNRHSKLHGKEKVSVNKMLQTKLVQFLTARDEWKRFGGNDHLIVAHHPNSMLHARKKLGSAMFVLADFGRYPVEIANLGKDIIAPYKHVVRTIPSGESAQFDRRPILMHFQGAIYRKDGGAIRQELYYLLKDEKDVHFTFGTYRGNGIKKAAQGMASSKFCLNIAGDTPSSNRLFDAIASHCVPVIISDDIELPFEDVLDYSEFCLFVRASDAVKKGYLLDLLRGIEKDQWTKLWERLKEIAPHFEYSYPSQPGDAVDMVWKAVLRKTSSVQFKRHRKNRYARPEAFLKRI from the exons ATGTCTGAGAAAGCCAAGTTCTTCTCTAgatctcttttctttctaattaccATCTCTATCTTCCTTTTgatcctttcttctttttcccttgtTCAATTTCCCGGTACTCATTTCATTCCCAGATCAGTTTTCAAGCTAATTCTTGTTAATAGCacatcatttttcttgaaacCCAATGCCCAAACTGAACTTGTCAAATTTCCCTTCTTCTCTTCCACTGATACTAATTTGTCAATGAGATGTGGAAGTTTGTCTTGTCCAAACACCAATATGGGTGCTTCTAGATGCTACAGAAACAAAACATGTGGTCGAAACCAGGCTCTCCGAAAGCTGAAGGTATTTGTGTATGATTTGCCTCCAGAGTTTCACTTTGGATTATTGGGTTGGAAGGGAAATACAAATCAAACTTGGCCAAATGTTGACAGCCACAGTCGTATCCCACCATACCCAGGTGGGTTGAATTTACAGCATAGTGTGGAGTACTGGCTAACCCTTGATCTTCTGGCATCAAACACTCCAAAGGTGGGCACCGCAGTAAGAGTGCAAAATTCTAGTCAGGCAGATATTGTTTTTGTGccgtttttctcttctctaaGCTATAATCGGCATTCTAAACTACATGGAAAGGAGAAAGTCAGTGTTAACAAAATGCTGCAGACTAAATTAGTGCAATTTTTGACGGCTCGGGATGAGTGGAAGCGGTTTGGGGGGAACGATCATTTGATTGTAGCCCATCATCCGAATAGCATGTTACATGCCAGAAAAAAGCTGGGTTCAGCTATGTTCGTGCTTGCAGATTTTGGGAGATACCCTGTTGAAATTGCCAATCTTGGGAAAGATATAATTGCTCCTTACAAGCATGTTGTGAGGACCATTCCGAGTGGTGAATCAGCTCAGTTTGACCGCAGACCAATATTAATGCATTTCCAAGGAGCAATTTATAGAAAGGAC GGAGGAGCTATTCGCCAAGAACTTTACTACCTTCTAAAAGATGAGAAAGATGTGCACTTCACATTTGGAACATATCGAGGGAATGGAATCAAAAAAGCAGCCCAAGGGATGGCTTCATCCAAATTCTGTCTGAATATTGCTGGGGATACCCCTTCCTCCAATCGCCTGTTTGATGCCATTGCAAGTCATTGTGTTCCTGTGATAATAAGTGATGACATTGAGCTACCATTTGAAGATGTCCTAGACTACTCAGAATTTTGTCTATTTGTTCGAGCATCTGATGCTGTTAAGAAAGGGTATTTACTGGATCTTCTTCGTGGAATTGAGAAAGACCAGTGGACCAAGTTGTGGGAACGATTAAAGGAAATTGCTCCTCACTTTGAATATAGCTATCCATCCCAGCCCGGTGATGCTGTGGATATGGTTTGGAAGGCTGTGTTACGTAAAACATCCTCAGTGCAATTTAAACGTCACAGGAAGAACAGATATGCGAGGCCAGAGGCTTTCCTGAAGAGAATTTAA